In Coregonus clupeaformis isolate EN_2021a chromosome 15, ASM2061545v1, whole genome shotgun sequence, one genomic interval encodes:
- the LOC121582835 gene encoding phospholipid phosphatase 1 isoform X2 — MFETRGIPFILLDIACLILAGLPFAILTPLHNPFKRGFFCNDDSIKYPLKEDTISYQLLGGVMIPVTVLTMVFGECLSVYLKHIKSKSSFSNMYVASVYKAIGTFVFGAAMSQSLTDIAKYSIGRLRPHFLDVCKPDWKLINCTAGAYIEDFTCTGDTHMVNEARLSFYSGHSSFSMYCMLFLALYIQARLQAEWARLLRPTLQFFAIAASVYTGLSRVSDYKHHWSDVLAGLIQGALMAILVVFFVSDFFKKRVEPQEVEIPHTSLQETPTNGNHYDSSPN, encoded by the exons CTGGACTCCCATTCGCAATACTCACACCGCTACACAATCCCTTCAAACGGGGATTTTTCTGTAACGATGATTCAATCAAGTACCCTCTTAAAGAAGACACCATATCCTATCAGTTGTTAGGTGGAGTTATGATACCCGTCACAGTACTCACT ATGGTCTTTGGAGAGTGCCTTTCAGTCTATCTAAAGCACATCAAATCAAAGTCCTCTTTCAGCAACATGTATGTGGCCAGTGTTTACAAAGCCATCGGCACCTTCGTGTTCGGGGCTGCCATGAGCCAATCGCTCACTGACATCGCCAAGTATTCGATTGGTCGGCTGCGACCTCACTTCCTGGACGTGTGCAAGCCCGACTGGAAGCTGATCAACTGCACGGCAGGTGCCTACATCGAGGACTTCACCTGCACCGGGGATACGCACATGGTCAACGAGGCCAG GCTGTCCTTCTACTCCGGCCACTCCTCCTTCTCCATGTACTGCATGCTGTTCCTGGCA CTGTACATCCAGGCCAGACTGCAGGCAGAGTGGGCTAGACTCCTGAGACCAACACTCCAGTTCTTCGCGATCGCTGCATCCGTGTACACTGGCCTGTCACGTGTGTCCGACTACAAACACCACTGGAGCGACGTCCTGGCTGGCCTTATTCAGGGGGCACTCATGGCCATACTGGTG GTATTTTTCGTGTCAGACTTCTTCAAGAAGAGGGTGGAACCTCAGGAGGTGGAGATTCCCCATACCAGCCTGCAAGAGACACCCACTAACGGAAACCATTACGACAGCAGCCCCAACTAA